In Bos taurus isolate L1 Dominette 01449 registration number 42190680 breed Hereford chromosome 13, ARS-UCD2.0, whole genome shotgun sequence, the DNA window gccaaagaacagccaaaaaaaaatagcatGTTGAACTGAATTCCTACAGCCAGCATTAAAGGTCCAGAGCTGCCTTCTGCTTCCCTACACAGCATCTCCTTTCTTAGCCTGGCAATGAACCTCCACAATCCCAGTACTCCCCTCAGGAAAGCATATCGGTTTGGCCcagttgctttattttggatCAGAATGTGAGGTTAAGAGGAACGGGTTCACCGACTGGCCCCCCAGGAGCGaactcttccagcccagcatgtgtTGTTTCCTCCCCAGATGTCTGGCGATAAAGGAATTTCTGCCTTCCCTGAATCCGACAACCTCTTCAAATGGGTGGGGACCATCCATGGAGCCGCTGGCACAGTAAGTGCAGGGTTGGGAGAGGTGAGTGTGACTAAGCTGAGTCTGGGTAGAAGTGGGAGGTGAAATCCAAGTGCCAGGTCTGCTTCACGTCTCTTGCCCGGCAGGACACTCCTCTGTGTCTGCTGTGGTGCCCTGAGCTTGTGACCCTGGTCACCCTGAGTACAGTGAGAGGCTGGGTTTAAGGCAGCGCTGTCCATCTGAGACGCGTACAGAGGACCAGACAGCAGAGACAACTGAGCACACTAAGGCTCGTGGGCCTTAGACCAAAGGATCACTGAGGACCCCACCAGATACAAGAGAACGCACCAGACCAGTTTCATGCTTCATCTTCTGTTGAGTCCTGATGAACTCAGGGGTCCTGGCAAGTCCTTTATGTGGAGCTTGGGCTGGGAACTGAGGCTCGGGGCAGGAGGGTTAATCCGCGAATCTCTTTCTCCAGGTATATGAAGACCTGAGGTATAAACTGTCCCTGGAGTTCCCCAGTGGCTACCCTTACAACGCGCCCACGGTGAAGTTCCTCACACCCTGCTACCATCCCAATGTGGACACCCAGGGTAACATCTGTCTGGACATCCTGAAAGACAAGTGGTCCGCCCTGTATGACGTCAGGACCATCCTGCTCTCCATCCAGAGTCTGCTCGGAGGTGACTGTCACGCCCGGCCCCTCCCCCAGAACCTGGGGACCTGTCAGGACTCCCCCCGGGCCGCCTCTCCTATCCACACCTGACCCTTCTTTTCCTCCACCTGCAGAGCCCAACATTGATAGCCCTTTGAACACACATGCTGCCGAGCTCTGGAAAAACCCCACAGGTAGGTCCTTCATCCTGAGGGCACCAGACCATCCCTCCCCAACCTTCAGAAGCTCCTTCAAACAACAGGAGGAATCCAGTGACTTGGGAATGTGTCCTGATGGCTTAAGGGGGCCGGGGAGGAGGGGAAGACGGTAACCCACTTCCACCTCTTCCTTGATGTGTCCGGTTCTCTTGTTTGctataaaatcagaaaaactAACCCATTCCACATTAATGGACCTTGGGGAGATTTTAAGTAGAAGACAAAGCTTTGTGCAAATGACTTGCTCTCTCAGGGCCGCTAggcgcctcccctgtccctgagagcAGAGCTACCCCCTAGAAGCAGAACCCATCCAGGAGACCTGTCTGAGTGGCCAGCAGAGGGTTAAGCTGTTGTGCTGGGAAACCCCTCCGAGCTCCCCAAAGTCCTCCCacgtgtgtattcttgccgctcTCTTGCCCACCTTATCCCCTGCCCCCATCAGTCACCAAGACCCGCCTGTTCTCTTCCAGCCTTTAAGAAGTACCTGCAAGAAACCTACTCAAAGCAGGTCTCCAGCCAAGACCCCTGACCTGGGATGTCCAGCTCTCCCtgtgttcttttgtttttctgtttttccttaggCACTCTGTCCATGCCTCAATTTCTGTACAGGACTCTGTCTTATCTGTggtgtcatttttgttttgtttctgttttttaaattaagtgtgGTTAAACCCTTgtgataaatatattaaataaatacattttgggGTTTTTATAGCAAGTTGCTGTTTTGTCATTACCCAAGGGTTGGAAGTGCCCAGGGTCGGCAGAGATCAGGTTTAGGATTTGGGTTCTCTGCTCCACAGCCCAGGGAGTAGAAACAGCTGATAGGCTGTAGGGCTGAGCAAGGAAGTGACAGGATTCCCTCCCTTGTAACCTGAGTTATTTTATGATTCtgcatctgtttcctcatctataaaacaggtgTCACAAAATGCTAGTTTCTGGGAGTTCCCTGGGGGTCTAGTGGTGAGGAGTCAATGCTTTCACTGCTGCagcccgggttcaacccctgggaactgagatcccagaaGCCACACAGCGtggcaataaataaatactaatttaaagaaaagcaaaatgctgATCTTATGGAGTGGTGACACAGACCAGGAACACAGGTGTTGTCCCAGTTGTGTTGCAGATGAAGCTGAGCCAGATCTTAAGACTGAAATGGAGcgatacagtgtgtgtgtgtgtgtgtgtgtgtgtgtgtgtgtgtgtgttagagagggctgggaggaggacCAGCTACCCACTTTAGGACAGTAGATTTTTTGACCCTGAAGAAGGAGCAAGATGACATTCAGGTAACACTACAGCCGGCCCAGGGTCTGGGGAGACAGCCAGGGGAAGTTTTCTGGATGAAGGTCATAAGTCACCCCTGGCCCAGGTCCTCCACTGATGGTTCCATCTCCACTGGGCACATTCACCTGCTCCATCTCCCAGCATTTCCTCTGCTGCTGCACCACTGGTCCAGAGCCCCAGCCCCCTGGGCCATCTTTCCACTGACCCACCATAGGCCTTTGGGCCCCTGGAAGGAAACCCCCGTGTTGACCAGCTGGGTCCCAGCAGGCCGAGGTGCTATGCCCTGCCCAGGTCCTGCAGGAAGATCTCCATGAGAAGCTTAGGTGCACTCCAACAAGGCCCGAGTGTTGCCCTGCTCGCCTAGCCTGGTCAACTGTCTGCAGCTGCTTGTGCAGGCCTGGGgtagggcaggaggaggagatagCAGGGAGACCATCAGGAAGGTTCTCACCCACCTTTTTCTCTTAATCCAGCTAGCCCACATCCCTGTGCCCCGACCAAGCTGTCACATGTGGAAAGAACTGCGGTTGGAACTTAAATGTCCTCTGATCAATTTCTTCATCTCAAATTGTGCTGTTGGCTCTCTCCTTGGAGCTTAGACTCAAGTTGTTCAATCTGCTGTGCATATAAACCTTCCTGGGATTTTATTCAAATACAAATTTTGATTCCGTCCGTCTGGGTGGGGCCTGACGCTCTGCAGTTCCAATTGGCTCCCAGGTGGTATCACTGCTGTTGTCTAGTTAAAGGTACAGAGCTGTCTTCTCAAGGTGTGCTCCTTCCACGTGTCACCTGGATCTGGCTAGAAATGCAAGTTCTTGGCCCCAGTAATCtgtccagatgattctgatgctgTCAAATTGAAAATCaccagaccaggcttccctggtggcccagtggttcagaatctgtctgccaatgcaagggacacaggttcaactcctggtccaggaagatcccatatgctacaagGCAACTGAgctcatatgccacaactactgagcctacactcTATAGAGTCCACCAGCCACAACCCCTGAGCCCACGCATGCCCTAGAGGCCATGccctgcaaaaagagaagccactgcagtaagaacCCCAAGCATTGCAACTAAGAGTAACCCCGCttgctgcaaataagacccagtgcagccagaaataaataaaattaaaaaaaaaaaaaaaagtcaccaggCCAGGAGATGTCTGAGAAGAGCAGCGCTCAGAATCTGACACTAAATTGGTTCTTAAGTGCTGACCAAGGTGGATAAGTCTTTGCCTGCCTTAGGAAGCCTCCTTATGTACT includes these proteins:
- the UBE2C gene encoding ubiquitin-conjugating enzyme E2 C isoform X3 — translated: MASQNRDPVAASVAAARKGAEPSGGAARGPVGKRLQQELMTLMMSGDKGISAFPESDNLFKWVGTIHGAAGTVYEDLRYKLSLEFPSGYPYNAPTVKFLTPCYHPNVDTQGNICLDILKDKWSALYDVRTILLSIQSLLGEPNIDSPLNTHAAELWKNPTASPHPCAPTKLSHVERTAVGT
- the UBE2C gene encoding ubiquitin-conjugating enzyme E2 C, giving the protein MASQNRDPVAASVAAARKGAEPSGGAARGPVGKRLQQELMTLMMSGDKGISAFPESDNLFKWVGTIHGAAGTVYEDLRYKLSLEFPSGYPYNAPTVKFLTPCYHPNVDTQGNICLDILKDKWSALYDVRTILLSIQSLLGEPNIDSPLNTHAAELWKNPTAFKKYLQETYSKQVSSQDP
- the UBE2C gene encoding ubiquitin-conjugating enzyme E2 C isoform X2: MASQNRDPVAASVAAARKGAEPSGGAARGPVGKRLQQELMTLMMSGDKGISAFPESDNLFKWVGTIHGAAGTVSAGLGEVYEDLRYKLSLEFPSGYPYNAPTVKFLTPCYHPNVDTQGNICLDILKDKWSALYDVRTILLSIQSLLGEPNIDSPLNTHAAELWKNPTAFKKYLQETYSKQVSSQDP
- the UBE2C gene encoding ubiquitin-conjugating enzyme E2 C isoform X1 yields the protein MASQNRDPVAASVAAARKGAEPSGGAARGPVGKRLQQELMTLMMSGDKGISAFPESDNLFKWVGTIHGAAGTVSAGLGEVYEDLRYKLSLEFPSGYPYNAPTVKFLTPCYHPNVDTQGNICLDILKDKWSALYDVRTILLSIQSLLGEPNIDSPLNTHAAELWKNPTASPHPCAPTKLSHVERTAVGT